Proteins encoded within one genomic window of Humulus lupulus chromosome 1, drHumLupu1.1, whole genome shotgun sequence:
- the LOC133777967 gene encoding secreted RxLR effector protein 161-like encodes MKQIPYASAVGSLMYAMLCTRPDICYAVGVVSRYQSNPGRQHWAAVKHILKYLRRTKDYMLVYSGGSLDPIGYTDSDFQTDVDDRKSTSGMVFTLGGGAVIWRSVKQSTISDSTMEAEYIAASEAAKEIVWLKKFYTDLGVIPGMDKPLILYCDNNGAIANSKEPRSHKRAKHIERKYHIIREYVSRGEVKVMKIASEDNLADPFTKTLAESVFVKHVEGMGLKNMSHLF; translated from the coding sequence atgaaacagattccctatgcatctgcagttggaagtcttatgtatgctatgttatgcactagaccagacatctgctatgcagtgggagttgtaAGCAGGTACCAGTCAAATCCTGGTAGACAACATTGGGCAGCGGTCAAGCACATACTGAAGTATCTACGAAGAACAAAGGATTATATGCTGGTCTATTCGGGAGGTTCACTAGACCcgataggctacactgattctgattttcagacggatgtcgatgacaggaagtctacttctggaatggtgtttactcttgggggtggagctgtgatttggagaagcgttaagcagtctaccatttcagattccaccatggaggctgagtacatagctgcgtctgaagcggctaaggaaatagtctggctgaagaagttctacacggatctcggtgttattccaggaatggataaaccactcatattgtactgtgacaataatggggctatagcaaattcgaaagaacctcgaagtcataaaagagcaaagcatatagagaggaaatACCACATCATTAGGGAATATGTGTCCAGGGGTGAGgtcaaggtgatgaagatagcgtcggaagaCAATCTGGCAGATCCTTTTACCAAGACTTTGGCTGAGAGTGTTTTCGTGAAGCATGTAGAGGGAATGGGTTTGAAAAACATgtctcatttgttttaa
- the LOC133807258 gene encoding GTP-binding protein At3g49725, chloroplastic, with product MIKGPITVSRYLLRSLCQTINSSCLNRSNLISSPCSGGIFSTPSMWVPSAPYSQDSTSEKEDRYELVSLLNRDPESPPKLFVVQPRMRPDRLLQAKLNEALCLANSLEEQRDGYFDTDFFDKEIPSHIVVQNPSARGHKTRADTYFGPGTVDNIKIQLNLVESKGEVDAVFVNTILSGVQQRNLERAWGKPVLDRVGLIIEIFNAHAYTKEGKLQAELAALSYKKTRLVRVRGSDGRLTFGSSGESEVVSARGRGSGGRGFISGAGETELQLQRRRIIERRRMLLSQIEEVRRTRALQRAARKRRGGSDGQGLVTVAVVGYTNAGKSTLVGALSNSDLYSDSRLFATVDPRLRSVLLPSGKKVLVSDTVGFISDLPVQLVEAFHATLEEVVEADLLVHVLDCTAPNLDEHRSTVLSVLVQLGVSKEKLQNMIEVWNKIDYHEDDMGVEEEEEEEEEEEEEGVEASNVTARELVGDHTNDNAYKLSTGDLEAVDDQEDDYSDGWLASDDDQNPWSDENGSTLPLESVDDQQSECSKDWRTEMGLHSQDQSGPHVKTSALTGVGLQELLELIDERLKDQDKKLNAHNVVERSIFNRKWRPPREEEDGIAVEK from the exons ATGATTAAAGGACCCATCACGGTATCACGTTATCTTCTCAGGTCTCTCTGCCAAACCATAAACTCTTCATGTTTAAACAGAAGCAATCTCATATCATCACCATGTTCCGGTGGAATTTTCTCGACGCCATCGATGTGGGTTCCGTCCGCGCCGTACTCTCAGGACTCGACTAGCGAAAAGGAAGATCGGTATGAGCTTGTTTCTCTTCTCAATAGGGACCCGGAAAGCCCTCCCAAGCTCTTCGTGGTTCAGCCTCGTATGCGCCCCGATAGGTTGTTGCAGGCCAAGCTTAATGAAGCTCTGTGCCTAGCCAACTCACTCGAAGAACAGCGAGATGGGTACTTCGATACTGATTTTTTTGACAAGGAAATACCTTCACACATTGTCGTTCAGAACCCATCTGCTAGAGGGCATAAAACACGCGCAG ACACGTATTTTGGTCCAGGAACAGTGGACAATATTAAAATCCAGCTAAATCTTGTGGAATCAAAG GGCGAAGTGGATGCTGTTTTTGTGAACACAATTCTATCTGGGGTTCAGCAAAGGAATTTGGAG AGAGCATGGGGCAAACCGGTGTTGGATCGCGTGGGTCTTATTATCGAGATATTTAATGCTCATGCATATACAAAAGAGGGAAAGTTGCAG GCTGAATTAGCAGCATTATCGTATAAGAAGACCAGACTTGTTCGTGTACGGGGCTCAGATGGACGCCTTACTTTTGGAAGTTCTGGAGAATCTGAAGTTGTTAGTGCCCGGGG GAGAGGAAGTGGTGGACGTGGGTTTATTAGTGGTGCTGGAGAAACTGAACTTCAACTTCAACGACGGAG AATTATAGAACGTCGGAGAATGTTATTATCACAAATTGAAGAGGTTCGTCGTACTCGAGCTTTGCAACGGGCTGCTCGCAAGAGACGTGGAGGCTCCGATGGTCAAGGTTTAGTTACTGTTGCTGTAGTTGGGTATACAAATGCG GGGAAATCTACACTAGTTGGTGCACTTTCAAACAGTGATCTTTATAGTGATTCACG ACTCTTTGCAACAGTTGATCCTAGATTAAGAAGTGTTCTTCTTCCATCCGG AAAGAAGGTGCTTGTAAGTGATACAGTAGGATTTATATCAGATTTGCCAGTGCAG TTAGTTGAAGCATTTCATGCAACTTTAGAAGAAGTGGTGGAAGCTGATCTGCTTGTG CATGTGTTGGACTGTACTGCCCCAAATCTTGATGAGCATCGGTCAACTGTACTCAGCGTTCTTGTGCAATTAGGAGTATCAAAAGAGAAGCTTCAGAATATGATTGAAGTTTGGAATAAG ATTGATTACCATGAGGATGACATGGgcgtagaagaagaagaagaagaagaagaagaagaagaagaagaaggggtaGAAGCATCAAATGTAACAGCTCGAGAGCTGGTTGGTGATCATACCAATGACAATGCATACAAGTTATCCACAGGAGATCTTGAAGCTGTGGATGACCAAGAAGATGACTATTCTGATGGCTGGTTGGCATCAGATGATGACCAAAACCCTTGGAGTGATGAAAATGGTTCTACACTCCCATTAGAGAGTGTGGATGACCAACAAAGTGAGTGTTCCAAGGACTGGAGAACGGAAATGGGTTTGCATTCTCAAGATCAGTCTGGCCCGCATGTCAAAACATCTGCGCTTACTGGAGTTGGATTGCAAGAGTTGCTGGAACTTATAGATGAGAGGCTGAAAGATCAAGATAAGAAGTTGAATGCCCACAATGTTGTGGAAAGGAGCATCTTCAATCGAAAATGGAGGCCACCTCGAGAAGAGGAAGATGGCATAGCTGTTGAAAAGTAG